CAGGTCGACGGAAAGAGCTTTCGCCATACAGGCTGGCCTCCTTCTCCAGCCTCTATCTTGAATCACAACTGACGGCTGAGGGGAATCCCCTGATTCCTATGCTGGGTAATTTGCTCTAAATTTGGGAATCTCCAGCGGCATCCTTGGCGGCAGAATCTACGAGTGCTGAACGATTCATTGGGGGATCGCAAAGAGAGGCTTCGAAAAATCATCATCGTGCCGTCAAATCAAACGATTAATGATCTCGAAAAATTCAGGGACATTGCAAAAAATCTGGTGACGGATCGTGGCGTGGATGGCGTGGAATTTGAGCCCGTCGGAAATGAAGTTCCCGATTTTGAGGATTTCGATGCGGTCTATCAGCATATTGACCGGATTCGCGCTGACCTCAGGCGATCGATGGGCCGAAAGAAGGCCCGGATCTGCATCGACATCACGTCCGGGACCAAGGTCTACACGGCCGCGGCAATTTCTATTGCCGTAACCCGCGAACTTCCCTTCAGCTATGTGGACAACACCGGCCGGGTCCACTACGCAATGGCCAGGGTCGAGCTGCCGCATCACCTCGAACCCTGACCGCTGCCTTGGGCTACTGCCCCAACCAGAATTTGATCACCAACCCCACCGCCCCGGTAACCGCCACCCCCGCGACCCAGAGGCCCAGGAACCACAGCCACTGGCGCGGGCGGGGGAGGTGGTGATGGCGGTGGGGGGTGTCTTGTTTCGCCATCTCAGTGATACCCCTCATGGCCGGTCTTGCCGCGGAAGACCCAGTAGGCATAGGCGGTGTAGCCCAGGATGATCGGGATCAGCACCGCGGCGCCGACCAGCATGAAGCCCAGGCTCGCCTCGGGGGCGGCCGCCTCCCAGATCGTCACCGCCTGCGGGACCACATGCGGGAAGATGCTGACCCCCAGCCCCGCGAGGCCGAGGGCGAACAGGGCCAGCGCCATCAGGAAGGGGGTGTAGTCGTGGTCGCGGCGAAGCCCGTGGAAGAAGGCGGCGGCGCAGATCAGCACCAGCAGCGGCACCTGCGCCGTGAACAGCACCCGCGGCCAGGCGAACCAGGCCTCGTAATAGGCGCCCGACAGGAAGGGCGTCGCCACACTCACCGCCGCCATGCAGACGAGCGTCGCGATGCCCAGCCGGACCGCCAGGCTGCGGCATTGCAGCTGCAGCACGCCGTCGGTCTTCATCACCAGCCAGGTGGCGCCCAGCAGCGCATAGCCGATCACCAGGCTGACGCCGACCAGCAGGCTGAAGGGGGTGAGCCAGTCCCACCAGCCGCCGGCATAGCTGCGCCCCTCGACCGCGATGCCCTGAAGCAGCGCGCCGAGGGTGATGCCCTGGGCCAGCGTCGCCACGATCGATCCGGCGGTGAAGGCCAAATCCCAGGCCCGGCGGTGGCGGGCGTCGCGCCAGCGGAATTCGAAGGCGACGCCGCGGAAGATCAGCGCCAGCAGCATGGCGATGATCGGGGCATAAAGCGCCGGCAGGATGATCGCATAGGCGAGCGGGAAGGCCGCCATCAGCCCGCCGCCGCCCAGCACCAGCCAGGTTTCGTTGCCGTCCCAGACGGGGGCGACCGAATTCATCACCCGGTCGCGCTGGGGGCCCGGCGCGAAGGCCGGAAACAGGATGCCGAGCCCCAGATCGAAACCGTCCATGACCACATAGGCGAAGACGGCGAAGGCGATGACGAAGGCCCAGATGGTGGGCAGATCGAAGAAACCGGTCATCATCGGATCACCTCTCCTCGCGGGTGGGTGAGGCATGGGTGCCGGGGCCGTGACGGCTGCCGATCGCGCGGCCGGCATGGACGGCGGGTGCCGGCGTGATGCCGGCGGCGCGCACCGGCTGGTGTTCCTCGGTCTCGTCGTCGCGGGTCTGATCGGGGGTGGCGGTCTGCGGCGCCTTGTGCATCAGTTTCAGGATGTAGAGCGTGCCGCTGCCGAAGACGATGAAGTAGACCAGGATGAAGATCAGCAGCGAGGTCGCGACCGCAGGCGCCTCCAGCGGCGAGGCGGACTGCGCCGTGCGCAGCAGACCATAGACGGTGAAGGGCTGACGGCCGACCTCGG
This genomic window from Tistrella mobilis contains:
- the cydB gene encoding cytochrome d ubiquinol oxidase subunit II, translating into MTGFFDLPTIWAFVIAFAVFAYVVMDGFDLGLGILFPAFAPGPQRDRVMNSVAPVWDGNETWLVLGGGGLMAAFPLAYAIILPALYAPIIAMLLALIFRGVAFEFRWRDARHRRAWDLAFTAGSIVATLAQGITLGALLQGIAVEGRSYAGGWWDWLTPFSLLVGVSLVIGYALLGATWLVMKTDGVLQLQCRSLAVRLGIATLVCMAAVSVATPFLSGAYYEAWFAWPRVLFTAQVPLLVLICAAAFFHGLRRDHDYTPFLMALALFALGLAGLGVSIFPHVVPQAVTIWEAAAPEASLGFMLVGAAVLIPIILGYTAYAYWVFRGKTGHEGYH